The stretch of DNA aagaatacttaACGTAATGCATGAAAATCAaggaagtaataaaaatggCTATTAAGTCCAAGATGTGCTGCGTGACATTAGCATCGTAACGGCATGATATCATCCTTTGATTCATATAAATCGCAACTCTTCTCACAAATTGTatgatagaaaataatttttttctcagcgCAACacaatagcaaattttttgtaagaacatgagaaaacaaatttaaaaatgacacGCAATCGCACTAATTTGCAGGtaaagaaaagttataaaacagTTTTGCTGAATGTCGTATTTTAGTCATTTTTGAGGCAAGATTATTGTTAGTATTCCTTATCTCTCCTCTCTTAGTGCATTTTCTTAGTGGAATAAATCACGTCTGTTCACTCGATAAAGCAATGTGCAGACTTCTCACTCGTTCTTCGCCGTAAAATACTTTCATGACTCTTCAATTTAATactatgcaaaattaatttctctctaTCTATCTGCTTATGAATGAACATATTCGGAAATCTTTCATGGAGAATGGTTTATCGATGCACATGTTGCTTGTGTGCGCAATTTTCTCATTGTTACTGTGTTTATTGTAATTCTCACTTCTCACAATAAAAACAGTTATGgttatatcttattattacTATTCCATATATCGTTATTTTCAAAAGGGACTCGTAAATCTTGTAAGAGCGTGTGTATCAGTGAACGGAGGATTATCTCATACACTTGTGGCACACGTAGCAAACGACAATGCCGACGATAAAGTAAGTCCTCATCATCGCTATTATTCACTCTAATGTGTATGATATATGATATCTTTATAGCGGACACCGTGGGCATGATAGATGATGATTGAACGATTATTAAGAATTGGCCCACGGTTTCGTTGCAAACTGGCCTTgcggaatatatataaaattttttaaacaaaatgttaTCTGTCAACAAAAAGTCATCTTTATTACGTTACGTTGATAGTGCAAATTTAATGCATTAacaaacattataattttgcaaattttgtgcTGAAGAATCAGtgcgttttaatttatttgctgaTAATCAATATCAAACTATGCAAAAGTTCTTTAAGTCATTgaaatcgtatatttttaaaaatccttGTAACAAATAACTTATCAGATTAGATAACTTAGATAACTTTATCATTTAACAACAAATGAGACTGCTCAAAAGTTGTAGAATCTTACACATAAATAACATTCTATTTTGTTGTACGATAAATTcgatattaaagttttatcaaTAAGTCTACTCTGTATTTTGCGTTTCGTTGCAGGCAAAAACTGTTGGATGCCAAAAACTTGACGATTAACTCCGCGACTAACTCCACGATCAACTTCACGATTAATGAAGTACCATACACGGGTGCGTATTCTTTCGAAACTCaacttgcaaataatataattacacgcgaatttctattaaatagcAAAGCAACACAATCCTGATTACAATGTGGTAGAAACCAcggaatttaattatgaaaatctaATTACAATAGTAGAAACTATGAAACTTAATAatgaaagtttaattatatgaCGGCAGAAACTATTGCAttcaattatgaaaatttaattgtgataGCGGGCTTTTGATAATTGTGAAACTAAAGTCGTTATTATATGTCACGTCAGTGTTATACACAGTGTTAACTTTACACCGGtattattatcaatgtaaTAATCACTGAAATCACTTTCAGTGTCCGGAGATATACCGGCTAGCACGTCACTCAACGTTTACATTCGCGATCATGCAAAATTACGCGGCACAAAAGCTATGTGCCACGAGGGTGGCTGCGGCGCCTGTATCGTGGCCGCGGAAATCAAGGGCGAGACGTTGGCCGTGAATTCCTGCCTCGTGCCAATATTCATCTGCGATGGGTATGTGTATAGTCGAGATAATCGAGAAACTACATTCAAATCGCtctcaataaattaaaattggtatcaataaacactttttttattaatactagaacaatacaggcgcgtgctacgcgcgcgcatttattatagtaatttaataattataaaatctaaatattttaatacaattttttttattttaaataaccgtcaaagTAAGCttcgatctttcatgccttttttaagagtggaatTTCTTATCAATaactaataaaagaaaagtgtgtttattgatacaaaaaaaattaattatttttgacaataggaattaattcttaattctcTTTTCCTACTTCTATATTCATTCTTTACATCTTCCGaccttattaaaatattttacatatatatccaCGTATCAAATTACTTCACAGATGGGCCATCCGCACAATCGAAGGCCTGGGAAACAAGAAAGATGGTTATCATTCGATGCAAGCTACACTTGCGGTAAAAAATGGTTCGCAGTGTGGATATTGCTCGCCTGGTATGGTGATGAATCTTTACAGGTATGCACACGacgcgaaaaaaattgattaaaattgccaaatcaaagatatttcacatgtaacaaaaatttctcTACGTTAAAGTCTTTTCGGGATTTTTTACGTCACAATCAATTTTAGAAGAAGACATGAGGAAAACATgacatttagaaaaaaattaatttgttatttatatcatgCATAGAACTGTTGTGCAAGAATATCAAAAGGAAACAAaagagtttaaaattaattatcgcaGTTTTATTCAATAGCACTCGTGTATGAAGTTTGCAATTGTGCATTTATTGCGCACAGCTAATGCCATTGTAATTTTCAGTCTCTTGAAAGACAAAAAGCTGACCATGTTGGAAATCGAAAATTCGTTCGGCAGTAATATCTGTCGCTGCACAGGCTATCGTCCAATCTTGGACGCGTTCAAAGGATTCGCTAGCGATGCACCCGCGTCAATGGTGAAGGAGATTCGCGATATCGAGGTAATAACGTAAAAATTCTATTCctatttcagaattttatacgttataattttaactattatttcaatgctattataaaaatttctactacaccgtttttatattttaataaacgcaATAACTTTGCAGGAGCTCTACCAGATCAAAACCTGTCCGAAGGACGGAAAGCCGTGTACGTTCCGTTGCGGgagcaaaaaatattcagaagCAAAAACGTTGGATATAAAATTGGAGGATTCGGAATTCTTCAAAGTTTATACGGTTGACGATTTATTCgcaatatttcaacaaaagcCGAAGGctacgtatatattaaatggtGGCAACACGGCGCATggtaattgcaaaaaatttttctttcttttataacatataaatcgACTGACATAAttccttataaaaaaaattacaaaaaatcaaGGAATACATATGAAATTTTCATGCATTTTGTTATCAAATAAACGAAAACATGATTAAACATTACACATTTACGCATATTATGCATTATTGATTCTACTTTTAGCCAGctctttaaaaattcatatgtGTTATTTATAGAAGTAACTTCATTCATCTCATGAATGAAGTACcaataataaaatggaaattcagaatatttagaatataacaGAAACCCAATATACAGTGTCTCatgatttttgcaatttttttgtcgataaatcttttaatcaaaatttatatttttaaattcagaattgatatttttttgttgaaaataaagtctttatatttcacaacttctaattcttacaattagtatcaAATATctttactattatatataaatctttaataaaaattaattaatttaaattatacagtTTTATTATGCATCTGTCGCTTTAAAGTTTGATTCTATGTAAAGTTTTAGTAACTCAAAAACTTCAATGCTTTTAcattttcgacaaaaaaatatcgatttaaaCTTTAACAAAAAATCCTTCGTGAAATGAGAATAATATGAAAGCAGTGGAATAcccaatattattatacaataaacatTCCCCCAAAATCAATATTCGTTTCACAAAGAGATTtcggtattaaaaaaattccagcgtccaataatttcaataaacattCCACAGCGCagtcgatttttttatattagaaaattaaataaaaaaataaattccaccACGCACGAATCTAATCGCCTCAGGTGTTTATCGCGTGGGCAAAAACGATCTGCGCATCGACATAAACGACATCAAGGAGCTGCGTAACATCGAGAAGACCAAACAGTCCCTGACTCTGGGCGGAAATATATCCCTGACTTTGGCGATGGAGACCTTCCGAAAGTATTCGTCCGAAACCGGATTCAAGCATCTGCAACATCTAGCCCATCACATCGACCTGATTGCCAGCGTGCCGGTGCGCAACATAGGCAGCCTCGCCGGCAACTTGATGATCAAACATGCGCACCACGAATTTCCATCTGATCTGTTTTTGATGTTGGAGACCGCCGGCTCCCAAGTGCACATTCTCGAGGGACCCGGCCGCAAGCAGAGCATGATGCTGCAGGACTTCCTGAAGTGCGACATGCGCCACAAAATCATCTACAGCATCGTGCTGCCAGCGTTGTCTGACGAGTACCAGTACAGATCCTACAAAATCATGCCCAGAGCTCAAAATGCCCACGCCCACATCAACGCTGGCTTCCTCTTCAAGCTCGATGGCGGTGGCAAGGTAATCGACGAAAACGATTTATtccaattacttttttttatcgattgtTCGCTCAATATTCGCATTTGCGCAAAGGTACTGGAGAAGCCTAACATCATCTTCGGCGGTATCAACGAGCATTTCCTGCACGCAAAGAAGACCGAAGAGCTGTTAGTGGGAAAATCAATCTTCGACAAGCAGGTGCTGAAGACCGCTTTGGAAACGTTACATAATGAGTTGCAACCCGATCACGTGCTACCGGACGGCTCGCCGGAATTCCGCAAAACCCTCTCTGAAGGATTATTCTACAAATGTGTGCTGAGTATTAGACCAGAAAACCTGAACGCCAGACTCCGCAGTGGCGGTCCTATTTTGGAGCGAGGTCTCTCTTCAGGTACGCACAGGATTTATTTTCCGAAATAATCTTGCCTCTtcgaaaatttagaaaaaaaaattattatagtacaattaaaaagtaacaaaatataaatattaaaaaataaaaaatataatcctGAAttgatctatttttttttttaattctaaactTTAATGCATTCACTAATTGCACACGAAAAAACGTAATCACTCCAGCTAAACCGGACTACGATACGGACAAGAACATGTGGCCCGTGAACAAGCCCTTAGCGAAGATCGAGTCAATTCATCAAACCTCTGGTGAAGCCCAGTATTGCAACGACCTGCCACCATACCCGGGAGAAGTTTTCTGCGCCTTCGTCAGCACGGAAATCGCTAACGGTAAAATCGAGAGTATCGATGCGAGCAAAGCGCTGGCCTTAAAAGGCGTGGTAGCGTTCTTCACCGCTAAGGACATACCCGGCAAGAATGCGTGCATCTCGAGTAACAATAAACTGATGATGATGAACCAGGATGAAATACTGTTCGCGGACAAGGACGTGCTCTACGCGGGTCAACCGGTCGGCGTGATTGCCGCCGAGACGCACAATTTGGCGAACGAGGCCGCGAAATTGGTGAAGATCAAGTACAGCGAGTCCTTGAAAAAGAAGCCGGTATTAACGCTCGAGGATGCGCTCGCCTCGCAGGATGATACCAGATTCATGGTGGGTGCCACCATTCCGCGACAAAAGaaaggtaaatatttttactcgagaaagagaagaaattttaatttaaaatgtcctttttataataaatgttaaaaaaataaagtaaaaaatatttaattaataaatgtgtttaaaaatttgtgaaattgtaaaaatagctattaataattatcggaTCAAATTAAAGcagaaataatgcaaaatacttttaaaaaatttttcgttatttcgttattttacaGGAGAAAATGTAAAGCATGTGATAAAAGACGTTTTCTCATGCGGCAGCCAATATCATTACACTATGGAAACTCAATCTTGCGTTTGCGTTCCCGTGGAGGACGGAATGGACGTCTATCCAACAACGCAATGGATAGACATCATTCAAGTAGCGATCGCCGACGTCCTAGGCATCAAAAATAATAGGTGACTCATTAATTTCTCCACTGTCTCGAAGAGAGATTATTCACTCACGCCATTAATCCCGCGGTGATAACGATAATTTACACGAGCGATTCCAAAATACGCGTTGATCTCGAATTAAATTGCAGTAATccatctattaaaaaattcagcatTAATCCATTTGACAGTAAATTGATATCGAAAGAGTGATCAAACACttgattgatattaataataaaaacgtttCTTCTGTCATTCTCGCTGCGAATAAACGAAATAAGCGAGATCGATACAGAGAGATGCATTTCACGAAATTGGATTTtcctaataataatatgtcacGAATGCGAATTTCATTTCCGCAGTATCAACGTCTCTGTGAAACGAATTGGCGGTGCATACGGAGCAAAAATCTCGCGAAACGCGATAGTAGCCTGTACCTGTGCGCTGGTGTGTCACAAACTGAATCGTCCGGCGCGACTTATCTTGAGTATCGAGAGCAATATGCATACGATTGGCAAGAGAGTCGCTACACGCCAAGAATATGAGGTCGGCGTGGACGATCAGGGGGTCATTCAGTATCTCGATTCAAAACACTGGGGCAATGGCGGCTGCAGCTTCAACGAACCCATCGCTTTCGCCACAGTTCATCATATAATAAGGTACGTGATGCAAACATTGCGGTATAACaagcaaatataaataccGCATGAGCAAATGTGAATACCACATTTTTCATCAACAATATAATCCTACTTTTCTCGTTCGTTGAATTCTGTGTGAAGTatccattaaaatttaatggaaGACTTTattcaatgttatttaatttaaacttgaCACAAAATCTTACGCAAACTCTTGCACAGagttaaatcaaaatattacaaagtatgcaactgaaatattatttaacgaaaaatacattaataaaataaattaactctctttttctctctcacacaacacacaaatttaatcaaaattttatataaaattcaactaaagtattatttaattaaaaatatatgaacaaaattaattaaatatttcttattaaaaattttcactaAAATTTTACCCAACGAGAGAAAATAAtgctaattaaattgaattgtgTAAATAGAAATGCTAATTAAATGATGTAAACAGAAATGCggttaaatgtaataaaataatttttagttttacaagactaaatttttctaaacaaaTGGCAATATTTGTTCGTGAAAGTGAGTATTTAGATAAGAGTCaagatcaaaatattttaagcttAAAGCCGTTTCCGATTGCTACAGTTGTTACGTGGGCGATGTTATGGATATCATTGGATACGAGGTAAGGACCGACATACCATCGAATACATACTGTCGAGCGCCAGGATCTGCAGAAGGAATAGCCATGATCGAATGCATAATGGAGCACATTGCGCGGGTAACAAAGAAAGACCCAGTGCAAGTCAGACTGGCAAATATGCCCGACGCGGATAAGGTCATACTAGAAAAGATGATCAAGGATCTGTTTAAATCGGCTGATTATGACATGCGGAAGCAGGCAGTTGAAACATTCAACAGCGAAAATCGCTGGAAGAAAAAGGGCATTTCTGTGGTGCCAATGAAATATCCGCTCTTCTACTGGGGTCAATTCAACGCTCAGGTGTCGATTTGCGCGCGCGACGGTACGGTTGTCATAACGCATGGTGGTATCGAGTGCGGTCAAGGTATACATACCAAGGTACGACAATCATCGccacatatacagggtgtctcacaGACCCCtctgcataataaattataataaattataatatagtaatttataataaattagaaaaaattagtaaattcaggaattttaaaaattagttaaaattagttaaaattaagatatattttaatatacttttaacaAGAGTAGAAAAAGACtggaaaaatttgtaaattgcaagatttaaagttttaattcgacttttaatcgaaattgatttttaaaattaaacattcaactttatatataatttcggtataaacttttagattttttttaaatttatctatctatCCGTTTAATAGCcagaaaaaatttagaatatttagaagtttattgtttaatatatgtatattgcttatctaaatatacaacattttttcttgttcgaaaaaaaatgaaagaaataatcttCTCGGTTCTGTTTATTAAGcagatagatatataaattaaaattaatctaaagaaatttattccaattataaagttaaatatcaaatttccaattaaaaatagaattaaaattttaaatcttgtaatttgcaattgttttcactctttttctACTcatgttaaaagtttatttaaatatatcttaattgtaactaaaaagcttttttctaaattcttgaatttaataattatttataatttatcataataattcgtaacttaattttaaaatattagtaaaataagGAGAAGTTTCAAATTTGATGCTTAGATGTTCATAATTTCATGTCGAGAATTCCCAcaaat from Linepithema humile isolate Giens D197 chromosome 2, Lhum_UNIL_v1.0, whole genome shotgun sequence encodes:
- the LOC105671669 gene encoding xanthine dehydrogenase/oxidase isoform X2 — protein: MPTIKQKLLDAKNLTINSATNSTINFTINEVPYTVSGDIPASTSLNVYIRDHAKLRGTKAMCHEGGCGACIVAAEIKGETLAVNSCLVPIFICDGWAIRTIEGLGNKKDGYHSMQATLAVKNGSQCGYCSPGMVMNLYSLLKDKKLTMLEIENSFGSNICRCTGYRPILDAFKGFASDAPASMVKEIRDIEELYQIKTCPKDGKPCTFRCGSKKYSEAKTLDIKLEDSEFFKVYTVDDLFAIFQQKPKATYILNGGNTAHGVYRVGKNDLRIDINDIKELRNIEKTKQSLTLGGNISLTLAMETFRKYSSETGFKHLQHLAHHIDLIASVPVRNIGSLAGNLMIKHAHHEFPSDLFLMLETAGSQVHILEGPGRKQSMMLQDFLKCDMRHKIIYSIVLPALSDEYQYRSYKIMPRAQNAHAHINAGFLFKLDGGGKVLEKPNIIFGGINEHFLHAKKTEELLVGKSIFDKQVLKTALETLHNELQPDHVLPDGSPEFRKTLSEGLFYKCVLSIRPENLNARLRSGGPILERGLSSAKPDYDTDKNMWPVNKPLAKIESIHQTSGEAQYCNDLPPYPGEVFCAFVSTEIANGKIESIDASKALALKGVVAFFTAKDIPGKNACISSNNKLMMMNQDEILFADKDVLYAGQPVGVIAAETHNLANEAAKLVKIKYSESLKKKPVLTLEDALASQDDTRFMVGATIPRQKKGENVKHVIKDVFSCGSQYHYTMETQSCVCVPVEDGMDVYPTTQWIDIIQVAIADVLGIKNNSINVSVKRIGGAYGAKISRNAIVACTCALVCHKLNRPARLILSIESNMHTIGKRVATRQEYEVGVDDQGVIQYLDSKHWGNGGCSFNEPIAFATVHHIISCYVGDVMDIIGYEVRTDIPSNTYCRAPGSAEGIAMIECIMEHIARVTKKDPVQVRLANMPDADKVILEKMIKDLFKSADYDMRKQAVETFNSENRWKKKGISVVPMKYPLFYWGQFNAQVSICARDGTVVITHGGIECGQGIHTKVAQVVAHTLGIDLELVTVKTTNNIAAPNNSVTGGSLGSESCAHAAIQCCKELLNRLEPIKKQMNNPSWKDLVLNAYEKDVDLCARYMSAATKETDVLQAYSIYGVTIAEVEIDLLTGQHIVRRVDLVEDCGISLNPEVDLGQVEGAFIMGIGYWTSEELVYDPKTGAIMNDRTWNYKPPGVKDIPVDFRATLLKNSANTVGVLRSKASGEPSLCMAVAIPIAMRNAMSSARAEVGNTDIWYQLDAPYTNERIIRNSLTSKDNMVL
- the LOC105671669 gene encoding xanthine dehydrogenase/oxidase isoform X1, with the translated sequence MGTTVSCEGQKLLDAKNLTINSATNSTINFTINEVPYTVSGDIPASTSLNVYIRDHAKLRGTKAMCHEGGCGACIVAAEIKGETLAVNSCLVPIFICDGWAIRTIEGLGNKKDGYHSMQATLAVKNGSQCGYCSPGMVMNLYSLLKDKKLTMLEIENSFGSNICRCTGYRPILDAFKGFASDAPASMVKEIRDIEELYQIKTCPKDGKPCTFRCGSKKYSEAKTLDIKLEDSEFFKVYTVDDLFAIFQQKPKATYILNGGNTAHGVYRVGKNDLRIDINDIKELRNIEKTKQSLTLGGNISLTLAMETFRKYSSETGFKHLQHLAHHIDLIASVPVRNIGSLAGNLMIKHAHHEFPSDLFLMLETAGSQVHILEGPGRKQSMMLQDFLKCDMRHKIIYSIVLPALSDEYQYRSYKIMPRAQNAHAHINAGFLFKLDGGGKVLEKPNIIFGGINEHFLHAKKTEELLVGKSIFDKQVLKTALETLHNELQPDHVLPDGSPEFRKTLSEGLFYKCVLSIRPENLNARLRSGGPILERGLSSAKPDYDTDKNMWPVNKPLAKIESIHQTSGEAQYCNDLPPYPGEVFCAFVSTEIANGKIESIDASKALALKGVVAFFTAKDIPGKNACISSNNKLMMMNQDEILFADKDVLYAGQPVGVIAAETHNLANEAAKLVKIKYSESLKKKPVLTLEDALASQDDTRFMVGATIPRQKKGENVKHVIKDVFSCGSQYHYTMETQSCVCVPVEDGMDVYPTTQWIDIIQVAIADVLGIKNNSINVSVKRIGGAYGAKISRNAIVACTCALVCHKLNRPARLILSIESNMHTIGKRVATRQEYEVGVDDQGVIQYLDSKHWGNGGCSFNEPIAFATVHHIISCYVGDVMDIIGYEVRTDIPSNTYCRAPGSAEGIAMIECIMEHIARVTKKDPVQVRLANMPDADKVILEKMIKDLFKSADYDMRKQAVETFNSENRWKKKGISVVPMKYPLFYWGQFNAQVSICARDGTVVITHGGIECGQGIHTKVAQVVAHTLGIDLELVTVKTTNNIAAPNNSVTGGSLGSESCAHAAIQCCKELLNRLEPIKKQMNNPSWKDLVLNAYEKDVDLCARYMSAATKETDVLQAYSIYGVTIAEVEIDLLTGQHIVRRVDLVEDCGISLNPEVDLGQVEGAFIMGIGYWTSEELVYDPKTGAIMNDRTWNYKPPGVKDIPVDFRATLLKNSANTVGVLRSKASGEPSLCMAVAIPIAMRNAMSSARAEVGNTDIWYQLDAPYTNERIIRNSLTSKDNMVL